The nucleotide window CTCGACGACCCCGTCCTTCTTCACTCCTAGTTCCACCCCCGCCTTCGGAACTCCCACCACGTCGTCGTTTTCCACCGGCGGCTTCGGGACCTCCTTGTTCTCCAGCGCCTTCTCTACTCAGACTCAGCAGCAACAGCAAACGCCGTCGTTTCAGCAACAAGCTCCCTCCGCCGGTGGATTTGGGACTCAGAATCCGTTCGGTACgccgcagcagcagcagcagacgCCGTCGTTTCAGAGTCCCTTTCCTACTCAATTGACCACTCAGATGGCTCCCGTGGCTCCTCTCCCTTACTCTCTCGCCGATCGTGACATTCAGGTGAGGGTCtgctcttttctgtttttggttgtAAATTGCAAATCCCCAACCCTAGCTCTATCAATTTGGTTTAATCTGAGCCCATTTGATTTTTTCTGCAATAGGCAATTGTTGACGCTTATAAGGATGAGCCTGGTAACCCTAAATATGCTTTTAAGGTTCGTTTTTCTACTTTCTGTTCATTTTTCTGTTATAATTTTCCAATGCATTAGTTTCCCCAACCTACATTTCTGGTTGTTTGTCTCAAATCATGCTTGTTTTAACCCAGCTTCTTATTGTCCTGTTACTTGTGAGAATCTATATGTGAGAAATGAATTGACTGTCTTGATTTTTGCAGCATCTGTTGTTTAGTGTAACTGATCCGCAGTTTAGGTTGAAGCCTGCTGGTGTATCGGATGTGAGTTTATTGTTTCTCtcccttttatttttctgtttactAGTGCTGTtatctggttttgttttcttttcttttgttccgGCTAAGTTTGGAGAATAGTTTTTATTGCCAGATAATGTGGGCAGAGGCTATGGGGAAGCTTGAAGGTCTGTCAAGTACTGACAGAGAACGGCTGTGGCCTGAGCTTGTTCAGGGTTTTAAGGATCTTTCACAACGCCTGAAGGTAATCATTTTTAGTTTGAAGCATAGAGATAAGTCTAATACTTCTGTGTGTGTTTTTATTGTTGATGCTGAACCTGTGATAAAATAATACTAAAGAGTCCATGTTAGTTATATTTAGTTTTAGTTGAAAATACAATGATACTTGGTATCTATCAATTtcaactttgatgaagatgcTGTAGTGGAGGGGTTTTGACTAGCTTTGTGCTCACTGAAACTTGGGATAGATACTATAAAATTGTAAGCCACATTGCTTTTATAAAAAGATTGCGGTTGAATTACCATATCTTTTGTTGAGGCTGCTGATGCATCTATTGAGCTAAAATGGTTCGAGTAGATAGTTAGGTTTATAACTGAATACAATTATGAGGAGTTAAGAACCATGTGATGATAATTGTTAAAGATGGgtgaaaactgaaaagaaaaatgcaatgtttttgttttgcatGGTGAAAATGGCGTGCACGCATATATAATCTTATTTCTGGCTTCAGTCTCTTCAGAGTTTAGGAATTGGAGAGCTGCAGTTGTCTACTTTCTTAGAGTTTCTGGTTTGGTTTTTGTTGTCTGTGTTTCTTGTTTGCTTTGCTGTAGCTTTCTGTGTTTACTAGAGGATTGCTTATCCATTGTTCGATACATTCTTTGTTTCTGTAATATGTATTATATTGAACTCCCTGATTACAAAGTATTGATTTTAAATTGACCGATTGAAATCCACTTTGACGATGAAAGTATAACTATAAAGCAAATGTTACTCCTTAACGATTTTCCCTATTTGGTTTTCTGAAATTTGGGGAATATCTTAGTTGGATATAACGGTTTTGCctattttttctgtttctccTCGTCACCGTTTACTGAAGTTTGTGTTGTCAAATTGAGTTGATGCAGCTCCAAGATGAAGTCATACTTTCAGATGCTGAGAGACTGCAAATGACCCAAAGCAACGTGAAGATGGTACCGTTAAATAGCTTCAATTTTCATCTCCTATTATGCATCTAACTTTGAAGAAGGCTTTATTATGTTATATTGTTTGCAGCTTCAAAGACATTTTCAAGCTGACACTATTCCTCGGATTGAAAGAATGAGACAGAAAGAGCAAGGTCTTGAAAGGCGCCTGTTGAGGGTGGGTAACGCTAGTTTggttattaatttatttggATAGAGGTTTAGGAGACTGTTAAAATTAGTAAGATGGATTTCATAAGTAGCTTGAATTATTCTAGTTCCTTCAGCTATAGACAGTTGTGAAATGAGGTTCACATTCATGGTGCTATGTTTTGCCTCTGGTTTTTATTTACTTAGATTGAAAATACCTTGCGACAGCACTTGACCAACATCTGGTTGCCATCAGGCTTATGGGCTGGATGAGCGATGTTTGTCTATTTGGGTTGTTTAGATTATTCTTGTGTGGGTTGGTTATACATTCATTAATTTGGTAAGTGTCTTGATATCTTGTTTCCTTCTGGTATACAAAAGGTAATGAGAATACTGGAGGCACTGGAGGGCAAAGGTTTCCGATTGCCTTTAATGAAAGGGGAAGCTGAGTTGGCTGAGAAGTTAGCTTCAATAACTAGACAGGTATTTTTATGACCCTTCAACCTTTTCCTATACATTCTACATTGGTCAGTTGAAGGCACTAACAAGTAAATGGAACTCCAGTTGAAGGGACCTGGAGCTGAGCTTTCTAGCAGGGTACAAAACCTGCGAACTATATCCCGAGTCCAGGCAAATTCTATTGGTGCTGGTGGTTTTGTTTCTCTTCCAGGATCAACCAAAATACATGAACAGAGTCTTGCTGATATGCAAGAGGTGAGAGTTCAATTTTTGGAGAACATCATTTTGACTTCATTCTTTGATTTGAAATGCCATCTGAATTATTATGTTGAATCttgaaatttatatatataaaaaatacaaTATTGTTGAATTCTGTTAAGAGTTTCCTATTTTCTGGGATTAAATACTGGGTGGATTGCTATTAGAGTATTAGTTATTGCTTTGTCCTTCAAAATAGTTGACAGCTTATGATGCATAAGTTGGTTAAATGAACGGTCTTTTGTTTTTGGGGGCAGGTCTTACAACAACAGACTGAGGCTATTGCAAGACTAGGCAATGTTTTGAAGCGTGATATTAGGGATATGGAGATTATAATGGCTGAGGAGCCAGACACTACAGATAATATGTGTTAGAAAGGCAAAACGACAAGAGTTAGGATTTTAATTGTAATATTTGCTTGTTATTATTAGTAATTGAGTTTGATTTTGTACTTGGTGCGGccctttatttttcattttttcagacTTTCGAATGAAATTGTGGAAATCATTTTATCTGATCAGAGGGAATTAGAACTAATTTTTCTGATTACTTTTGCACTGAATGTGCAAACTTTTCTGAAACTTGTACAGCTAGATTGTTATTTGTCAGTCTTCTTTTCATCATATGTGTGGCTGTATGCAATAGATAAATTAGTTTAGATCCTCGGTGGAGCATTTTCCATGTCATAGTACCTCATTCCAAACCAAAGTAGGTTCTTGGTTAAATTTAAAAGGAATTTTCCAACAAAAACTTTGCTTGCATATTTGAGTCATATCTTAATGGGTGGTTAATAATTTAGAAAAGCACCACCAGTATTGGCACACTAGACTTTGAAATTCTTTAAATTGGGGTCTTACAAAGCTCTTCAACTCGGCCATTAAACACAGTTTACCGCCTCAAAATGCACATATAGTTTAATTTAGAAAAGTAGGGCTGATATTAAATGGTCGTAACCTAAAATCGACTAAGCAACCCAATGTCCACTCCTACCTTCTAATAGACTCTTGCATTGCCAATCAGAAGATCAAGTGCTTGCCTCTGATTTGCGACTACATATAATGCACACGGCATTTTAAGTGATCTGATCCCCACCACATGTGCACCTTGGGACATTTTACAAGTACAGTATCTGCTTTAAATGCATTAAACACAGCTATACTTTCGGGGGAAATTTCAGAAACCAAAATTTGGAATCGATTTTCATGTTCCTCCCTGTATTAATTGATCTGTCCTATATTGTGTGCTCCAGCTATGGGTAAGCTTCTGCCATGATTAACAAGACAAGAGATGTCCAACCAGTAAATACGCGTGCACCTTTACCCTTGCCATTTCTCTGATCAAACTGTTCCCAGAAGAACCCAGTTTTGTGGTAATTCCGAACGACATTTCTGCAGCACAAGTGGTAAACCAAGTTAGACCGAATATAATAGATAAGCGCAAGCAAATAAATAGGCATTAAATGAGTTATTTCAAATACCTAATCAAATTGCCTCTCAAGTC belongs to Rosa chinensis cultivar Old Blush chromosome 4, RchiOBHm-V2, whole genome shotgun sequence and includes:
- the LOC112197950 gene encoding nuclear pore complex protein NUP54; this encodes MFGAQSSSSPFGAQTSSSPFGAFGTPSSTFGTPASTSAFGTPSSTPAFGTPSTTPSFFTPSSTPAFGTPTTSSFSTGGFGTSLFSSAFSTQTQQQQQTPSFQQQAPSAGGFGTQNPFGTPQQQQQTPSFQSPFPTQLTTQMAPVAPLPYSLADRDIQAIVDAYKDEPGNPKYAFKHLLFSVTDPQFRLKPAGVSDIMWAEAMGKLEGLSSTDRERLWPELVQGFKDLSQRLKLQDEVILSDAERLQMTQSNVKMLQRHFQADTIPRIERMRQKEQGLERRLLRVMRILEALEGKGFRLPLMKGEAELAEKLASITRQLKGPGAELSSRVQNLRTISRVQANSIGAGGFVSLPGSTKIHEQSLADMQEVLQQQTEAIARLGNVLKRDIRDMEIIMAEEPDTTDNMC